Proteins encoded in a region of the Armatimonadota bacterium genome:
- a CDS encoding pitrilysin family protein, with translation MRDEIAKSVLPNGLRIVTERMPQVRTAALGVWVNAGSRYEPPGRHGISHFLEHLFFKGTATRSALEIAQAADEIGGQMNAFTDREQTVFFVKVLSAHFDQAVEIVADMLLRPTLAPEAIERERQVIAEEIKSYEDAPDELVQDLFAQTVWNGHPLGRPVIGTLETVGRLRREDFLEHIRHFYRPGNVVVAVAGDIDHATVVDAVRRHFGAWDGPAPPVVAEPPRPQADVVTRLKETEQVHLCLGTQGLAQADERRYALSLLDHLLGGGMSSRLFQEIRERRGLVYTISSYATSYRDGGLFVIYAGMSPDAAPEVIRLTLDEVEKMTQEPVPAAELARAKESLKGSLMLSLESTGSRMSVLARSEIYHGRQITLDELIARIDAVTAEELRHLAAELFQPRRLSMAAIGPFRSDGGLARAMREAFVSAVEAAI, from the coding sequence ATGCGCGACGAGATCGCCAAGAGCGTGCTGCCCAACGGGCTGCGGATCGTGACCGAGCGGATGCCGCAGGTGCGCACCGCGGCCCTGGGGGTCTGGGTGAACGCCGGCTCCCGCTACGAACCCCCGGGCCGGCACGGCATCTCCCACTTCCTGGAGCACCTGTTTTTCAAGGGCACCGCCACCCGGTCCGCCCTGGAGATCGCCCAGGCCGCCGACGAGATCGGGGGCCAGATGAACGCCTTCACCGACCGGGAGCAGACGGTCTTCTTCGTCAAGGTGCTCTCCGCCCACTTCGACCAGGCCGTGGAGATCGTGGCCGACATGCTGCTGCGCCCCACGCTGGCCCCGGAGGCGATCGAGCGGGAGCGGCAGGTCATCGCCGAGGAGATCAAGAGTTACGAGGACGCCCCCGACGAACTGGTCCAGGACCTCTTCGCCCAGACGGTGTGGAACGGCCACCCGCTGGGCCGCCCGGTGATCGGGACGCTGGAGACGGTGGGCCGGCTGCGGCGCGAGGACTTCCTGGAGCACATCCGCCACTTCTATCGACCGGGCAACGTCGTGGTGGCGGTGGCCGGCGACATCGACCACGCCACGGTGGTGGACGCCGTCCGGCGTCACTTCGGGGCGTGGGACGGTCCGGCTCCGCCGGTGGTGGCCGAGCCGCCCCGTCCCCAGGCCGATGTGGTGACCCGCCTCAAGGAAACGGAGCAGGTACACCTCTGTCTGGGCACCCAGGGCTTGGCCCAGGCCGACGAGAGGCGGTACGCCCTGTCCCTGCTGGATCACCTGCTGGGCGGCGGGATGTCCTCCCGCCTGTTCCAGGAGATCCGGGAGCGGCGGGGCCTCGTCTACACCATCTCCTCCTACGCCACCTCCTACCGGGACGGCGGGCTCTTCGTCATCTACGCCGGGATGAGCCCCGACGCCGCTCCGGAGGTCATCCGGCTCACGTTGGACGAGGTGGAGAAGATGACGCAGGAGCCGGTCCCCGCCGCCGAACTGGCCCGGGCCAAGGAGTCGCTGAAGGGCAGCCTGATGCTCTCCCTGGAGAGCACGGGCAGCCGGATGTCGGTCCTGGCGCGCTCCGAGATCTACCACGGCCGGCAGATCACCCTGGACGAGCTCATCGCCCGGATCGACGCCGTCACCGCGGAGGAGCTGCGGCATCTGGCCGCCGAACTGTTCCAGCCGCGCCGCCTCTCGATGGCGGCGATCGGACCGTTCCGCTCCGACGGGGGGCTGGCCAGGGCGATGCGCGAGGCCTTTGTCTCCGCGGTGGAGGCCGCGATCTGA